The sequence GTGGGCCGCAACAAGGCCGAGTCCGCCGTGGCGGGCCTGGCGCGTGCGTTCCCCACGCTGTCAACGGAGGCCCTGCCGGAGCGCGTGGACGCGGGCAACGCCGAGGCGCTGTTCCGCGCGCACGACGCCGTCATCGACGCCACGGACGGCGTGTACACCAAGTTCTTCCTGTCGGACGTGGCGGTGCTCACGGGCGTGCCGTTGATCTACGGCGGTGTGCTGCGCATGCAGGGCCAGGCGATGCGAGTGGATCCACAGGGGCCGTGCCTGCGCTGTCTCTACGAGTCGCCGCCTCCGCCGGACGCGGTGCCCACGTGCGCGCAGGCGGGAGTGCTGGGCTCGCTCGCGGGGCTGGTGGGAGCGGTGCAGGCCATGCTCGCGCTGGAGTTGCTGTCCGGCGCCGCGCGCTCCATCCCGGGCGAGGCCACGCTGCACGTGCTGGACGGGGTGTCCCTGCTGGGCCGCCGGGTCCGCGTGGAGCGCGCGCCGGACTGCCCGGGCTGCCGCGTCACCGCCGTCCCGGAGTATCCGGAAGCGGCGCGGGAGACCGGGGAGTGTGGAAGGTGACTCCCGAGATTCACGGCGACCGCAGCGAGCGTGTGCCGGAGGCCGACGCTCGAGTGAGCGGAGGCCGGTTGCCCACGATGACGCCGGGCACCTCATCCGGTGCCGACGCTGAAGAACCTGGAGGCAGAGGCATGTCCGACGTGAGGGCCACGCTCGACATCACCCGCGAGGTCTGCCCGATGACCTACGTTCGCACCAAGCTGAAGCTGGAGTCGCTGGAGCCGGGCGCGCTCTTGGAGGTGGTCCTCCGGGGCACCGAGCCGCTGAAGAACGTGCCCCGCAACGCGCGCGACGAGGGACACGAGGTCGTCTCCCTGGAGCCGCGCCCCGACGGGACGCACGTGCTGCTCCTTCGCAAGCAGGGACGGTGAGCCATGGCGACCATCCGCATTCCGACCCCGATGCGCACCTTCACGCGCAACCAGTCCGAGGTGACGGCCTCCGGCGCAACCGTGCGCGAGGTGCTGAAGGACCTGGACGCGCGCTTCCCCGGCATTGGCGCCCGCGTCCTCGATGAGCGCGGCGCCGTGCGCCGCTACGTCAACGTCTTCCTCAACGACGAGGACATCCGCGCCCTGCGCGAGTTGGACACGCCGGTGGCGGACACCGACAGGCTCACCCTCATCCCCGCCATGGCGGGAGGCTGAAGGCCCGTCATGGCGCTGCGAGAAGATCAGATCCTCCGCTACTCCCGGCAGATCCTCTTGCGCGAGGTGGGCGGACGCGGACAGGAAGCACTGCTGGCAGTCCCGGCGCGCGTGGATGCCACCGGTGCCTCGGGGATGACGGCCGCGGCGTACCTCGCCGGGAGCGGCACGCCGGTGGCGGGCCTGGGTGCGTTGACGCTCGGCCCCTGGGCGCCCGGCTTCCTCGTGCCGGCGGAGGCCGTGGGTCGCCCCGCGGTGGAGGCCCTGGCTGAGGCGGTGCCCCAATTCAACCCGGACGCGGTTGGATCCACGCGGGGTGGGGGACTGGTGGCGGAGTTGCCCTCCGGCTGGAGCGGTGACGCCCCCTGGGTGGCCCTGGGCGGCGACGGCATGCGCGCGGCCGTCGTCTTCCGGAGCGCCGACGGCTGCGTCTGGTGCTTCGGCGAGACGGTGCGGCACCTCGTCCAGCCCCCGGATGGTGCGCTGGGAGTGGCGCTGGGAGCGCTGGGGGCGCTCGTCTTCCAGCGGCTGCGGCTGGGCCTGGGGCCCGCGCTGGGCGGCCGCTGGCTGGCGGCCCCTGGAGTCGTGGAAGAGATGGAGGTGCGGAAGTGTGCCCGGTGCGCCGGGAGCCCGGGGCCGTCCCGGCCGTGATCCGCTGGCCCGAGCCCGGCTGGCCGCAGGGTGTCCGCGACGCGGTGGTGCGCCACCTGGAGGCTTCGTACCCGCACGAGGGCTGCGGCGTCGTGTTGCGGGCCCGTGACGAGGGCGCCTGGCGCGTCCGCCCGCTGCGCAACGTGTCCATCTCGCCCCGCACCGCCTACGCCTTCGCCCCCGAGGAGTGGCTGGCCGTCTCTCTCGAGGCGGACGCACGGGGAGAGCGTGTGGTGTGCGTATTCCACTCTCACGTGGAAGCCCCTGCCACGTTCTCCCTGGAAGACTCCCTCCGAGCAGCCCCGGAAGGTCTGCCGCTGCTACCCGGAGTTTCCTACCTCATCGGATCCGTACACCGAGGCTGTGTTACCTGCGTGTCGGAGTACGAGTGGGAGGGGGGCGTTTTCAGGCTCAGAGAGGCCTGAAAAAGTCATTTCATAAACGAAAAAGCCATGTGTCGGCAGGCACTTGGCTGGCCGCTCACCCCACCTGCGGAAAGGTGGGCGCGAATTGTCAAGTGAGGGGGTTTTCGTCTATAACCGCGCGCATCTTCTGGATCTGCGGCGTCCACACGCAGCTTGCAAGAAGCGCTCCGGACGCAGGGAGTTGAACAGGCTTATGGCCCCCAACACTGGTTTCACCCTCTGGCTGACCGGCATGTCCGGGACCGGGAAGAGCACGACGGCTGCCTACATCGCGGCGCGCCTGCGGCAGGTTGGCCGCAACGTGGAGATCCTCGACGAGGGCGAGCTCGGCGAGGCGCTCTGGGCGGGTCTGAGTGACGCGAAGGATGACCGCATCACGGTGGTGAAGCGGCTCGGCTTCGTGGCGAATCTCCTGACCCGGAACGGCGTGGCCGCGCTGGTGCCCTGCGTGAGCCCCTACAAGGCGGGCCGCGAGGAGAACCGCCGCAGCATCGGCCGCTACGTTGAAGTCTACGTGGACTGCCCGACGGAGACGCTCATCGAGCGCGACTCCACGGGTCGCTACAAGAAGGCGCTCAACGGGGAGATCCCCAACTTCATCGGCATCACCGAGCCGTACGAGCCGCCCAACTCGCCGGAGGTGACCATCCACTCCGACACCGAGTCGATCGAGGACGGCGCGGCGAAGATCTTCCAGTCGCTCCTGGACCTTGGCTACATGACCACGGAGGAGCTGAAGATCATCACCGGCAAGAAGATGAAGGCCAACCCGCTGCCGGCGAAGGGCGAGAAGCCCGAGAAGGCGGAGAAGGGCGCGGCCAAGGCGGACAAGGGCGCCAAGGCGCGTCGCGGTGACGAGGCCCGTCCGGCGGCCAAGGCGCCGAAGGCGGACAAGGGCGCCAAGGCGCGTCCGGCCACGCGCGCGGCCCGGGTGGCCAAGCCGGCGGCCGCCGCCAAGAAGCCCGCGAAGAACAAGGCCCGCTGAAAAGCGACGGGCCGTCGGGCCCGCGTTCGCCACGGTGTGAAGGGCTCCTGGTTGCCGCGTCTTCCGCGTGCAATCCGGGGCCCTTCCGTTTTAGGAGTTGCCCATGCTGAGCCCAGAGAGAATCCAGAGCCTGTGTGAGTCCTCGCGCCCGAAGCTGGAGGCCATGCGTGCGGCGCTGCGCGCCCAGGGCAGTGCGCTGGTGGCGTTCTCCGGAGGTGTGGACTCCACCTTCGTGCTGAAGGTGGCGGTGGAGGAATTGGGCGAGCGGGCGCTGGCGCTCACCGCGCTGTCCGCGTCCGTGGCGCCCGAGGAGGCTCAGGAGGCGAGGGAGCTCGCGGAGCGCATTGGAGCCCGGCACGTGGTGGTGGGGAGCAACGAATTGGCCAATCCGCAGTACGCGGCCAACCCCACCAACCGGTGCTACTTCTGCAAGACGGAGCTGTACGACCTCTGCGAGGCCCGCCGGAAGGAGCTGGGGCTGGCGGTGGTGCTGGACGGCTTCAACGCGGACGACTTCAAGGACCACCGGCCCGGCCACAAGGCGGCGCAGGAGCACAAGGTGGTGTCTCCGCTGGCGCAGGCGGGGCTGACGAAGGAGGAGATTCGCGCCTGGAGCCAGTCGCTGGGGCTGCCCACCTGGGACAAGCCGCAGATGGCGTGCCTGGCGTCGCGGATTCCGTACGGCACGGCGGTGACGCGGGACAGGCTCCTGCAGATTGCCGCCGCCGAGTCCGAGCTGCGCAAGCTGGGCTTCCGTCAGTTCCGGGTGCGCTACCACCAGGAGGTGGCGCGGCTGGAGGTGGCGGCCGAGGAGTACGAGCGCTTCCTGGCCGTGGACGTGCGGCAGAAGGTCAACGCGGCGTTCCTGGCGCTGGGGTTCAAGTTCGTGGCGCTGGATTTGGAGCCGTTCCGCTCGGGCCGCATGAACGAGGCGGCCGGTGTGGCGCGGCCGGCGGCTTCCGGCAAGACGGAGGGCTTCTCCCTTCCGGTGGTGAGCTGACGACCTCTTGCTCCGTGGTTGAGTGAAAGCTGCCTGCGCGAGGATCGCCGCACGGCGATGCGCTCACGGTTACGGTCCAGTAACGAGCCGGATGCCGCGCTCCCGCTCCAGAGCGGTGCGCGCGCCTTCGGACACAGCCGTCCGGCGCAGGTCCAGCTCTCGCAGCAGGGGCAGCGCACGTAGTGCGGACATGCCCGCATCCGTGACCTTCGTGCGCGTCAGGTAGAGCGTGCGCAGCGAGACCGGCAGCAGGGGAAGCGCCTCGTCGCCGATGGGCACTCCTCCGAGGTTCAGCCAGCCGAGCTGCTTGAGGCCCCGAAGCGCGCGCACACCGTCCGCCTCCAGCGACGTCGCTCCCAGGTCGAGCGTGACGAGGCGCGGGAGCTGCTGGAGCCGGACCAGTCCCGAGCCGTTGACGAGCGTCAGCGCGACATGGAGGGACTCCAGCTCCTGCAATGCGGAGAGTTGTCCCAGCCCCACGTCCGTGAGGAGCGTGCGCTCGACGCGCAGCGAACGGAGCTGGGGGAGTGCCACGAGGTGCGGGACCCACTCGTCGTTGAAGCCCGTCCGGCTCAGGTCCAGGTGCCGAAGGGCAGCTCGCTGGCCCAGGTTCTTCAGTCCATCAATGCCAACGGGCGTGGCGGCGAGGTCGAGCCGGGAGAGCCGTTGCAGCGGCGCCAGTGTCGCGAGCGAGGCATCGTCCACCTTGAGGCTTGCGAGTCCGAGCACCTCCAGCGTTCCCAGGCCCGCCAGCTCCGCGAGGCCTGCTCCCGTGACGGAGGTTCGGGACAGGTCCAGCTCGCGAAGGCGCGAAAGTCCTCGCAGATGCCGCAGCGCCGCGTCGCCCACGCGGGTGTCATCGAGTTGGAGGACCTCCAGCCGCGCAAGCCCGGCGAGATGACGGAGCCCCGGCCCGCGCACGTGCGCCTTGGTCAGCACCAGTGCACGCAGTGCCTCCAGTCCCGCGAGGTGCACGAGCCCCTCATCCGTCACTCGCGTGCTCCCCAGGTGAAGCGCTTCGAGTGCGCGCAGCCCCGCCACATGCGCGAGCCCTGCGTCGGAGACCTCCGTCCGCGCGAGTCCCAGCCACGTCAGGCCAGGCATTCCATCGAGCGCGACAAGGCCCGCGTTCGTCACGCGAGTCCCGCTCAGGATGAGCGTGCGCAGATGCGCTCCAGGCACGGAGACGAGGAGCGCGTCATCCACTGCCGTGTCCGAGAGGTCCAGCCACTCCAGCTCCGTCTGCGCCGCGAGCAGCCCCAGTCCCTTCGTGCTCACCGCCGTGCCTGCCAACGAGACACGCCGAAGCGTGGTGAGCCCGGAGAGCGAAGCGAGTCCCTTGGCGGAAACGGAAGTCTCATCCAGCCGCAGCGTGGCGAGCCGATGCATTCCCTGGAGATGGACGAGCCCGGCATCCGTCACCCGGGTGCCATTGAGATGCAGCGCCTCCAGCCACGTCGCTCCCTGGATGGCGGCCAGATGCGCATCGCCGAAGCCCGTGCCGGAGAGCTGGAGTGACACCACGGCGGTGCCTTCCAGCAGCGGCGTCAGCAGGGCAGGGTCAGGAAGCCCCACGTCCCCGAAGGAGAGCCCGGGCACGCGGTACTCGCGCAGCACTGCGGACAGCGCGCGGGCTTCGTCCACGGTGCGCATGGGCTCCAGCGGCTCCGCGAACCAATCTCCCGAGTCAGGCGGCTGGAACGCGGAGGTGCCCGGTGGCAGCACGGCCCACTCGGAAGAAGCTCCATCCGCCTGGAGCCGGTACACCTTGAGCAGGGGGCGCTGAGGTGGAGGAGGGGAGGGAGCCGGAGTCGGCGCGGGAGGTGTAACAGTGGCGCAGCTCAGTGCGAGCATCAGCAGCCCAGCGAACCGCAACATCCGACAACCCACGCAGGCACCTCCTCAAGGTCAGCGGCGCAAGCCAAGTGCTCCAGCCCGAGGGAGGTCAACGCGAAAGCGGCGGACGCAGCCAAAGAAAAGCCAGCCACCAGAAGAGTCACGGGCTCTCTCGACTTCAGTTGGTTGGACCTCATTGCATGGACACGGCCATGAGGCCTTCTCGGTGGGCCGTTCGGTGACCGGACAAGGGAGCCCCGGGTCGTTAGGAGTCTCTGAACAACAGCCAATGAGTGTTGGGGGTCGGCTGGCCGAAAGGCGTGTCGTCCCGAACCCAGCCCCATTGCAGCGCACGTCGTTCCCGACCCACCTGAGGGTGAATGCCGCATCCTGTTGAGTCGCAGTCCCACCACGCCACGGGCCTGGAGTCGG comes from Pyxidicoccus parkwaysis and encodes:
- a CDS encoding HesA/MoeB/ThiF family protein; the protein is MHGHDTDHHPRIPHASRLERARVLLVGAGGLGCPASLALAQAGVGHLTLADPDRVDVTNLPRQLWHRPSDVGRNKAESAVAGLARAFPTLSTEALPERVDAGNAEALFRAHDAVIDATDGVYTKFFLSDVAVLTGVPLIYGGVLRMQGQAMRVDPQGPCLRCLYESPPPPDAVPTCAQAGVLGSLAGLVGAVQAMLALELLSGAARSIPGEATLHVLDGVSLLGRRVRVERAPDCPGCRVTAVPEYPEAARETGECGR
- a CDS encoding sulfurtransferase TusA family protein, which codes for MSDVRATLDITREVCPMTYVRTKLKLESLEPGALLEVVLRGTEPLKNVPRNARDEGHEVVSLEPRPDGTHVLLLRKQGR
- a CDS encoding MoaD/ThiS family protein, which produces MATIRIPTPMRTFTRNQSEVTASGATVREVLKDLDARFPGIGARVLDERGAVRRYVNVFLNDEDIRALRELDTPVADTDRLTLIPAMAGG
- a CDS encoding ThiF family adenylyltransferase codes for the protein MALREDQILRYSRQILLREVGGRGQEALLAVPARVDATGASGMTAAAYLAGSGTPVAGLGALTLGPWAPGFLVPAEAVGRPAVEALAEAVPQFNPDAVGSTRGGGLVAELPSGWSGDAPWVALGGDGMRAAVVFRSADGCVWCFGETVRHLVQPPDGALGVALGALGALVFQRLRLGLGPALGGRWLAAPGVVEEMEVRKCARCAGSPGPSRP
- a CDS encoding Mov34/MPN/PAD-1 family protein encodes the protein MIRWPEPGWPQGVRDAVVRHLEASYPHEGCGVVLRARDEGAWRVRPLRNVSISPRTAYAFAPEEWLAVSLEADARGERVVCVFHSHVEAPATFSLEDSLRAAPEGLPLLPGVSYLIGSVHRGCVTCVSEYEWEGGVFRLREA
- the cysC gene encoding adenylyl-sulfate kinase, whose amino-acid sequence is MAPNTGFTLWLTGMSGTGKSTTAAYIAARLRQVGRNVEILDEGELGEALWAGLSDAKDDRITVVKRLGFVANLLTRNGVAALVPCVSPYKAGREENRRSIGRYVEVYVDCPTETLIERDSTGRYKKALNGEIPNFIGITEPYEPPNSPEVTIHSDTESIEDGAAKIFQSLLDLGYMTTEELKIITGKKMKANPLPAKGEKPEKAEKGAAKADKGAKARRGDEARPAAKAPKADKGAKARPATRAARVAKPAAAAKKPAKNKAR
- the larE gene encoding ATP-dependent sacrificial sulfur transferase LarE; the protein is MLSPERIQSLCESSRPKLEAMRAALRAQGSALVAFSGGVDSTFVLKVAVEELGERALALTALSASVAPEEAQEARELAERIGARHVVVGSNELANPQYAANPTNRCYFCKTELYDLCEARRKELGLAVVLDGFNADDFKDHRPGHKAAQEHKVVSPLAQAGLTKEEIRAWSQSLGLPTWDKPQMACLASRIPYGTAVTRDRLLQIAAAESELRKLGFRQFRVRYHQEVARLEVAAEEYERFLAVDVRQKVNAAFLALGFKFVALDLEPFRSGRMNEAAGVARPAASGKTEGFSLPVVS